A genomic segment from Thermotoga neapolitana DSM 4359 encodes:
- a CDS encoding LTA synthase family protein, which translates to MNSYFLMVLFAVKLVLFYAVTLNSFSVSIVFSTAGWLLILFLIFRGGHRFLYIVLSLLLFVDYLYFQNFGNLPSIREITLIPQVGDLGGDIKYFIDVYSLFFVADLPFVWFLFKEREKSGSFLTLSLILISFTFIAAIHTSQRLEPKFVFNRYGMFSYHLQDIIDLFSPQEKRENKAEKVPVVEERENNLQKKFFGIGKGKNVIVVQMESLQNFVVGLTVNGQEITPNINAFLKDRDTIYFSRCYQQVGSGNTADAEFVVNTSLHTLGDAVVYEEYPVIGLPTLPKIMKSNGYHTIVFHGNVAWFWNREEVYKHIGFDEFVSLEDFKQDEIFGMGLADVSFFKQAVQKLKSSPKPFYAFLITISSHTPFVIPEEHRKLNLPEEISDTIVWALSSGHTLCG; encoded by the coding sequence ATGAACAGTTACTTTTTGATGGTTCTTTTTGCCGTTAAACTGGTTCTGTTCTATGCGGTCACTTTGAACTCTTTCAGCGTTTCGATTGTTTTCAGTACGGCTGGCTGGCTTTTGATACTGTTTCTGATCTTCAGGGGAGGGCACAGATTCCTCTACATTGTGCTCTCCCTTTTGCTTTTCGTTGATTATCTGTATTTCCAGAATTTTGGAAACCTTCCTTCCATAAGGGAAATAACCCTGATTCCCCAGGTGGGCGATCTTGGAGGGGACATAAAATACTTCATCGACGTTTATTCCCTTTTCTTTGTGGCGGATCTTCCTTTTGTGTGGTTTCTCTTTAAGGAGAGAGAAAAATCTGGCAGTTTCCTCACGCTGAGCCTGATACTGATTTCCTTCACTTTCATAGCAGCCATTCATACATCTCAGCGTCTGGAACCGAAGTTTGTTTTCAACAGATACGGTATGTTTTCCTATCACCTTCAGGATATAATTGACCTCTTTTCTCCTCAAGAAAAGAGAGAAAACAAAGCCGAAAAAGTTCCCGTAGTGGAGGAAAGAGAAAACAACTTGCAGAAGAAATTCTTCGGGATTGGAAAAGGAAAGAACGTGATAGTTGTTCAGATGGAGTCACTCCAGAACTTCGTTGTTGGACTCACGGTGAACGGACAGGAGATCACGCCGAACATAAACGCCTTTCTGAAAGATAGAGACACGATCTACTTTTCAAGGTGTTATCAACAGGTGGGAAGTGGAAACACGGCGGACGCCGAGTTTGTCGTGAACACCTCTCTTCACACCCTGGGCGATGCCGTGGTCTACGAAGAGTACCCTGTGATCGGTCTTCCAACACTTCCAAAAATAATGAAGTCGAACGGCTACCACACGATCGTGTTCCATGGAAACGTTGCCTGGTTCTGGAACAGAGAAGAGGTTTACAAGCACATAGGATTTGATGAGTTTGTGAGCCTTGAAGATTTCAAACAGGACGAAATCTTTGGAATGGGGCTTGCAGACGTTTCTTTCTTCAAACAGGCCGTTCAAAAACTAAAGAGTTCACCAAAACCATTCTACGCTTTTCTGATCACCATATCGAGCCACACTCCCTTCGTCATTCCTGAAGAGCACAGGAAACTGAACCTTCCGGAAGAGATAAGTGATACCATAGTTTGGGCACTATCTTCAGGCCATACATTATGCGGATGA
- a CDS encoding peptidyl-prolyl cis-trans isomerase — MRKWMKKWQGVIIWAIAIAFVAGMIWWSVSINLRGTSRNVNYTLDQSLAYITKDGTALTDPTYWLMPWEVNDYYSNLLSSYRINSLDPLFEEPRLKALIADVFLQQKVILYYAEKNNIKPSKKEVEQEVKSIINTIKNDQNQLDQIKRRYGSLSVYEKDYLEPQIRVQLTVKKVQEAVGAVSEDEIKQYFEENKEELQNQYDRVDLEAISFDSSSTVQEFLAKASEMGFDEAASSMGLTVQPFSNATRGIFPEEIDTALFSATPGSIVGPFYFLDQWYVFRVQTSSVLTDFNAFENSDAYSEVKTKLEQEKFQKWLEEFMREENLSYVFNDQVLEYWWRYLKNEEGLYEKLSNLLFQEDRLVEEVSDELKSLFVLLSDTKIQDLTQQIAEMTQYEEALKNAQEPDEDLVKKYGELSLEEVAKKKQELENEKNTVESRKRTVVNYLYSNYPSSTYVLEYAYQMNPDDINIRYNYYSNLYNQIKPYLSMGSYDPNQVLRTMLGLYTVANATDASTDMRLDSYYMLYDMSLALKDPTSAKFYLDEMKNLDPSFMDYESAYNQVESLLKELETEESTPSTATGE, encoded by the coding sequence ATGAGAAAATGGATGAAAAAATGGCAGGGAGTCATCATCTGGGCGATTGCCATCGCTTTCGTTGCGGGTATGATCTGGTGGTCTGTGTCGATAAACCTGAGAGGCACCTCAAGGAACGTGAACTATACCCTGGACCAGAGTCTTGCTTACATCACAAAAGATGGAACGGCCCTCACCGATCCTACTTACTGGCTCATGCCATGGGAAGTGAACGATTATTATTCAAATCTGCTCAGTTCCTACAGGATCAACTCTTTAGATCCCCTGTTTGAAGAACCCAGGCTTAAGGCATTGATAGCGGATGTGTTCCTCCAGCAAAAGGTGATCCTCTATTATGCGGAGAAAAACAACATAAAACCCTCCAAAAAAGAAGTAGAACAGGAAGTGAAGAGTATCATTAACACGATAAAGAACGATCAGAATCAGCTTGATCAAATAAAGAGAAGATATGGAAGCCTTTCAGTCTACGAGAAGGATTATCTTGAACCGCAGATACGTGTCCAACTCACAGTGAAGAAGGTCCAGGAAGCAGTGGGTGCTGTCAGTGAGGATGAGATAAAACAGTACTTTGAGGAAAACAAAGAAGAACTTCAAAACCAGTACGACAGGGTGGATCTGGAGGCCATATCGTTCGACAGCAGCTCAACAGTTCAGGAGTTCCTGGCAAAAGCCAGCGAGATGGGTTTCGATGAGGCTGCCTCCAGTATGGGACTCACGGTGCAGCCATTCTCAAACGCCACAAGGGGAATCTTCCCGGAAGAAATAGACACGGCTCTGTTCAGTGCCACGCCAGGTTCGATCGTAGGACCGTTTTATTTCCTCGACCAGTGGTACGTATTCAGGGTGCAAACCTCTTCGGTCCTCACAGATTTCAACGCCTTTGAAAACAGCGATGCGTACAGTGAAGTGAAAACGAAACTGGAGCAGGAAAAATTCCAGAAGTGGCTGGAAGAATTCATGAGAGAAGAGAATCTGTCCTACGTGTTCAACGACCAGGTGCTCGAGTACTGGTGGAGATACCTGAAAAACGAAGAGGGACTTTACGAAAAACTATCGAATCTTCTCTTCCAGGAAGACAGGCTGGTTGAGGAAGTATCCGATGAGTTGAAATCACTCTTTGTTCTTCTCTCCGACACGAAGATACAGGATCTCACTCAACAGATAGCCGAAATGACGCAGTACGAAGAAGCCCTCAAGAACGCTCAAGAGCCCGATGAGGACCTTGTGAAAAAGTACGGGGAACTTTCGCTCGAGGAAGTCGCCAAAAAGAAGCAGGAACTAGAAAACGAGAAAAATACAGTGGAGAGCCGAAAAAGAACCGTTGTAAACTACCTCTATTCCAACTACCCGTCCTCCACGTACGTTCTTGAGTACGCGTACCAGATGAATCCAGACGACATCAACATAAGATATAACTACTATTCCAACCTGTACAATCAAATCAAGCCCTATTTGTCGATGGGAAGCTACGATCCAAATCAGGTTCTCAGAACCATGCTCGGACTCTATACCGTGGCCAACGCTACGGACGCTTCTACGGATATGAGACTCGACTCTTACTACATGCTCTACGATATGAGTCTTGCACTGAAGGACCCAACATCCGCAAAGTTCTACCTCGATGAGATGAAGAACCTGGATCCAAGCTTCATGGATTATGAGTCTGCCTACAACCAGGTGGAATCGCTTTTGAAGGAACTGGAAACGGAAGAATCAACACCCTCTACAGCAACGGGTGAATAA
- the lysS gene encoding lysine--tRNA ligase has protein sequence MLKEFKEQRIREIQELRSMNIEPYPYRFEKEMSASEIKEKYDHLQAGEVQESEKLSFAGRVMSIRHHGKTAFFHLKDDTGRIQAYIRADAVGKDRMGLFKKHVKIGDFVGVRGFPFKSKTGELTIYVEDFTLLSKALRPLPEKWHGIKDKEIIYRQRYLELIMSDEAIERFKKRFEAMRVIREFLNSRGFVEVETPILHYVTGGAEARPFVTHLNVFDVDMYLRIAPELYLKRLIVGGFEKIYEIGKNFRNEGISYKHSPEFTSIEIYQAYADYNDMMNLTEELIVEVVKRTCGTLKITYQGKEIDFTPPWRRVRMRDFLKEKLGVDILEDSDEVLLKKLEEHGVEVEIKNRAHLIDKLRDIVEEELVNPTFIIDHPVDISPLAKRHREDPRLTERFELIIFGREIANAFSELNDPIDQYQRFLEQMKMREEGDEEAHMMDLDFVRALEYGMPPTGGLGIGLDRLFMFITDSPTIRDIIPFPLVKPKKFEEEEAEFEGGVME, from the coding sequence GTGCTCAAAGAGTTCAAAGAACAACGCATCAGAGAAATTCAAGAACTTCGTTCCATGAACATAGAACCCTATCCCTATCGTTTTGAGAAAGAAATGTCGGCTTCAGAGATAAAAGAAAAATACGACCACCTTCAAGCTGGAGAGGTGCAGGAGAGCGAAAAACTGAGTTTTGCCGGCAGGGTGATGTCCATACGTCATCATGGAAAAACGGCCTTCTTCCATCTGAAGGACGACACGGGAAGGATACAGGCCTACATAAGAGCAGATGCCGTTGGGAAGGACAGGATGGGGCTTTTCAAAAAACACGTGAAGATAGGAGACTTCGTCGGAGTAAGAGGTTTTCCGTTCAAGAGTAAAACGGGAGAACTCACGATCTACGTGGAAGATTTCACACTCCTGAGCAAAGCCTTGAGACCTCTTCCAGAGAAGTGGCACGGTATCAAAGACAAAGAGATCATCTACAGACAGAGGTATCTGGAACTGATCATGAGCGATGAAGCAATTGAGAGGTTCAAGAAAAGGTTCGAAGCAATGAGAGTAATCAGGGAGTTCCTGAACAGCAGAGGATTCGTGGAGGTTGAAACACCGATATTGCATTATGTCACCGGTGGTGCAGAGGCAAGACCGTTCGTCACGCACCTGAACGTCTTCGACGTCGACATGTACCTGAGAATAGCCCCGGAGCTCTATCTGAAGAGGCTGATCGTCGGTGGTTTTGAAAAAATATACGAAATAGGCAAAAACTTCAGGAACGAAGGAATTTCGTACAAGCACAGTCCTGAGTTCACAAGCATCGAAATATACCAGGCGTATGCAGACTACAACGATATGATGAATCTCACCGAAGAACTGATAGTGGAAGTGGTGAAAAGAACTTGTGGAACTCTGAAGATCACATACCAGGGTAAGGAAATAGACTTCACTCCTCCCTGGAGAAGGGTGAGAATGAGGGACTTTCTCAAAGAAAAACTCGGAGTTGACATCCTCGAAGACAGCGATGAAGTTCTTCTGAAAAAACTGGAAGAACACGGTGTTGAGGTGGAAATAAAGAACAGAGCACACCTCATAGACAAACTCAGAGACATCGTCGAGGAAGAACTAGTGAACCCCACGTTCATCATCGATCATCCCGTTGACATCTCTCCGCTTGCGAAAAGACATCGGGAGGATCCTCGTCTCACTGAAAGGTTCGAACTCATCATATTTGGAAGGGAGATTGCGAACGCTTTCAGCGAATTGAACGATCCCATCGATCAGTATCAGAGATTTTTAGAGCAGATGAAGATGAGAGAAGAAGGCGACGAGGAAGCCCACATGATGGACCTGGATTTTGTAAGGGCCCTCGAGTACGGCATGCCTCCCACCGGTGGCCTTGGTATCGGTCTTGACAGGCTCTTCATGTTCATCACAGATTCTCCCACAATAAGGGATATCATTCCCTTCCCGCTTGTGAAACCGAAGAAATTTGAGGAAGAAGAGGCGGAATTCGAAGGAGGGGTCATGGAATGA
- the greA gene encoding transcription elongation factor GreA yields MKKVRLTREGYEKLKQELEELKRKFMYEISERIKEARELGDLSENSEYEAAKNEQGRVGSRIMEIEQILSNAEIIEDSEEGDEVTLGKWVTIRNLDTGEEHKFRIVTPQEADFFAQKLSADSPLGKSLLGRKVGDIVKVKAPGGVQRYQVVEVTNR; encoded by the coding sequence ATGAAAAAGGTGCGTCTCACACGTGAGGGGTACGAAAAACTGAAACAGGAACTGGAGGAATTGAAAAGAAAATTCATGTACGAGATCTCCGAAAGAATAAAGGAAGCCAGAGAACTGGGAGACCTTTCTGAAAACTCCGAGTACGAAGCGGCGAAAAACGAGCAGGGCCGCGTGGGAAGCAGAATTATGGAAATCGAACAAATCCTGAGCAACGCTGAGATCATAGAAGACTCGGAGGAAGGAGATGAGGTGACCCTCGGAAAGTGGGTTACCATAAGAAACCTCGATACGGGAGAAGAGCACAAGTTCAGGATCGTCACCCCACAGGAGGCTGATTTCTTTGCCCAGAAGCTGAGCGCAGATTCTCCGCTTGGAAAGAGTCTTCTTGGAAGAAAAGTGGGAGACATCGTTAAGGTAAAGGCTCCGGGTGGAGTTCAGAGGTATCAGGTGGTAGAGGTAACGAACAGGTAA
- the nrdR gene encoding transcriptional regulator NrdR, which produces MRCPFCGSMDTRVLDSRPTLDGAAIRRRRECISCGRRFTTYERYEEAPVLVIKKDGRREKFDRNKIKNGMIKACEKRPVTYDQIEEAVNRICLKLREEGLFEVETKKIGELVMEELKKLDQVAYVRFASVYRDFREVDQFLEIVKELKREKEGEGK; this is translated from the coding sequence ATGAGGTGCCCGTTTTGTGGTTCCATGGATACGAGGGTTCTGGACTCACGGCCGACTCTAGATGGTGCCGCCATCAGGAGAAGAAGAGAGTGCATCTCATGTGGCAGAAGATTCACCACCTACGAAAGGTACGAGGAAGCCCCCGTTCTCGTCATAAAAAAGGACGGCAGAAGAGAAAAATTCGATAGGAACAAGATAAAAAATGGTATGATAAAAGCCTGTGAGAAAAGACCTGTCACCTACGACCAGATAGAGGAAGCAGTGAACAGAATCTGTCTGAAACTTCGGGAAGAAGGCCTCTTCGAAGTGGAGACGAAAAAAATAGGAGAACTCGTCATGGAAGAGTTGAAAAAACTCGACCAGGTTGCGTACGTGAGGTTTGCATCCGTTTACCGTGATTTCCGGGAAGTTGATCAATTTCTGGAGATCGTGAAGGAACTCAAAAGGGAAAAGGAGGGCGAAGGGAAATGA
- the whiA gene encoding DNA-binding protein WhiA produces MVILLRRTFSEEIKEELVKIPFGSRDEARSELLGFIKARGDFDVKKRQLVFSLHSFAASRRLLNLMKYISVPVVEIVVEKSHNIRKRFIKIMTEYSESFMQIDPFSDVALFVSFLRGLFLGGGSMTDPKHHYHLEINLFEEDVLLSTKKALKFFFNVNSGVVELPNTRKLYIKSIRDIMTFLEAIGIQEKLREIERIVTERRVISDVNRTVNFIEANAVRTAESTARQVKAIELIQRRMGLDKLPEDLRKVAFARLMNKELSLRELGKRLNLTKSQLYSKLKRIIKIAERFGDVK; encoded by the coding sequence GTGGTGATCCTTCTGAGGCGCACTTTTTCAGAAGAGATAAAGGAAGAACTCGTTAAAATACCTTTTGGAAGTCGCGATGAGGCCAGATCAGAACTTCTTGGCTTTATAAAGGCGAGGGGAGATTTCGACGTCAAAAAGAGGCAACTCGTCTTTTCACTTCATTCCTTTGCCGCCTCGAGGCGGCTTTTGAACTTAATGAAGTACATATCCGTTCCCGTTGTGGAGATAGTCGTGGAGAAATCCCACAACATAAGGAAGAGATTCATAAAAATCATGACTGAATATTCGGAAAGTTTCATGCAGATCGATCCTTTTTCTGATGTTGCTCTATTTGTGTCATTTCTGAGGGGCCTGTTCCTTGGAGGAGGTTCCATGACGGATCCAAAACATCATTATCATCTGGAAATCAATCTGTTCGAAGAAGACGTTCTTTTATCCACAAAAAAAGCCTTGAAATTCTTTTTTAACGTAAACTCCGGTGTGGTGGAGCTTCCAAACACGAGAAAGCTTTATATAAAATCTATAAGAGACATAATGACCTTTCTCGAGGCCATCGGTATTCAGGAGAAACTGAGAGAGATAGAACGGATAGTGACGGAAAGAAGGGTGATAAGCGATGTGAACAGAACGGTGAATTTCATAGAGGCAAACGCTGTCAGAACCGCTGAGAGCACGGCAAGACAGGTGAAGGCGATAGAACTCATACAGAGGAGGATGGGACTGGATAAATTGCCGGAAGATCTGAGAAAAGTGGCCTTTGCCCGTTTGATGAACAAAGAATTGTCTTTGAGAGAACTTGGAAAGAGGTTGAACCTTACAAAGTCTCAACTGTACTCCAAGTTGAAAAGGATCATTAAAATAGCCGAAAGGTTCGGTGATGTAAAATGA
- a CDS encoding gluconeogenesis factor YvcK family protein, producing MKVVTIGGGTGLSTLLKGLKHLSSFEITAVVSVTDEGGSSGKLRKELNVPPPGDVRNNIVALAEDEDLLAKLMNYRFMEGSLKGHSLGNLIIAALTKIEGSFSEAIRTLEKVLAIKGRVLPVSEDHARLVARFEDGEEVVGETNIVKKNGKIVKVWLDRSIEALPGVTEAISEAEMIVFGPGSLYTSIITNVLVKGVKEAIKRSKARKVYICNLMTQPGETTGYRVSDHVRELERYLEEKVDFVVVNTKRPSPEVLERYRKEGSDFVEIDVENTQNTIIAEPLLTEIVDPLDGKKKVRHDFLRLAGVIERISRW from the coding sequence ATGAAGGTGGTCACGATAGGGGGAGGTACGGGACTTTCCACCCTGCTGAAGGGCTTAAAACACCTTTCATCCTTCGAGATAACCGCTGTCGTTTCCGTAACGGATGAGGGGGGAAGCTCGGGAAAACTCAGGAAAGAACTGAACGTGCCTCCACCGGGTGACGTCAGAAACAACATCGTTGCACTCGCTGAAGATGAGGACCTTCTGGCAAAACTCATGAACTACCGTTTCATGGAAGGATCTTTGAAAGGGCACAGTCTTGGAAACCTCATCATAGCAGCACTCACCAAGATCGAAGGAAGCTTCTCTGAAGCCATAAGAACCCTGGAGAAGGTGCTGGCCATAAAAGGAAGGGTGCTTCCCGTGAGTGAAGATCACGCAAGACTTGTGGCAAGGTTCGAAGACGGAGAAGAAGTGGTGGGCGAAACAAACATAGTCAAAAAGAATGGAAAGATAGTGAAAGTATGGCTCGACAGATCTATAGAGGCTCTGCCTGGAGTGACGGAAGCGATATCTGAGGCGGAGATGATCGTGTTCGGACCAGGAAGCCTCTACACGAGCATCATAACCAACGTACTGGTAAAGGGTGTGAAAGAAGCGATAAAGAGATCAAAAGCCAGGAAGGTTTATATATGCAATCTCATGACACAACCCGGTGAGACAACAGGTTACAGGGTTTCCGATCACGTAAGAGAACTCGAAAGATATCTCGAAGAGAAAGTGGATTTTGTGGTGGTGAACACAAAAAGACCATCTCCAGAAGTTCTCGAAAGGTACAGAAAGGAAGGGAGTGATTTTGTAGAGATAGATGTGGAAAACACGCAGAACACGATCATCGCAGAACCCCTTCTGACAGAGATCGTAGATCCACTGGACGGAAAGAAAAAGGTACGTCATGATTTCCTGAGACTTGCCGGTGTTATAGAGAGGATCTCGAGGTGGTGA
- the rapZ gene encoding RNase adapter RapZ translates to MKRVVVVTGLSGAGKTTAMGFLEDLGYFCVDNVPGSILEELLKLFMSSDLEKMAIAVDVRSEHFSDPVEAIEKIKKKTNALIVFLEASKEELLRRYALTRRRHPLQRNDVGLEEAIEKERQILLPIKEMADFVIDTTKMTSHQLREILGQSLMNQSGGISVRILSFGFKHGIPMDADFIFDARFLPNPHYVPELSHKTGLDREVEEYFKKYSLVDEFVYKIFEVVNVAVKEYQRSGRRIVTVGIGCTGGRHRSVYIAHKIAEMLKKEGFSVVEKHRDLEKV, encoded by the coding sequence TTGAAGCGGGTAGTTGTGGTAACGGGTCTATCCGGTGCAGGAAAAACGACCGCTATGGGTTTTCTTGAAGATCTCGGATATTTCTGTGTGGACAACGTGCCTGGAAGCATACTGGAGGAACTCCTGAAACTCTTCATGAGTTCAGACCTTGAAAAGATGGCGATAGCAGTGGACGTGCGAAGCGAACATTTCAGTGATCCCGTTGAAGCGATAGAGAAGATAAAGAAAAAAACAAACGCTTTGATCGTTTTCCTTGAGGCTTCAAAAGAAGAGCTTTTGAGAAGATACGCACTGACCCGAAGAAGACACCCTCTTCAGAGAAACGATGTTGGACTCGAAGAGGCCATTGAAAAAGAGAGACAGATTCTGCTGCCAATTAAAGAAATGGCCGACTTTGTAATAGACACAACAAAGATGACTTCTCACCAGTTGAGGGAAATCCTGGGACAATCACTCATGAACCAGTCCGGTGGGATCTCCGTCAGAATATTGAGTTTTGGATTCAAACATGGAATACCAATGGACGCGGATTTCATATTCGATGCGCGATTTCTTCCCAATCCTCACTATGTGCCTGAGCTTTCCCATAAGACAGGCCTTGACAGGGAAGTGGAGGAGTATTTCAAAAAATACTCTCTTGTAGACGAATTCGTGTATAAGATTTTCGAGGTGGTAAACGTAGCGGTGAAGGAATATCAAAGATCCGGTAGAAGAATCGTGACGGTGGGTATCGGATGTACCGGTGGGAGGCATAGATCCGTCTACATCGCCCACAAAATCGCTGAAATGCTGAAAAAAGAAGGGTTTTCGGTTGTTGAAAAACACAGAGATCTGGAGAAGGTGTGA
- a CDS encoding cell division protein ZapA, with protein MKKKVSVRLGKRVYNLITDEDTEIVRRTIERIEKDFKRYEEYVDEVGIDHILFVMLANAVLENMKMAEKIRELKKKISYVLKDGEDVP; from the coding sequence ATGAAGAAGAAAGTGAGCGTTAGACTTGGAAAGCGAGTGTACAACCTGATCACAGACGAAGACACGGAGATAGTGAGAAGAACCATAGAAAGGATAGAGAAGGATTTCAAACGATACGAAGAATATGTGGACGAGGTGGGGATAGATCACATCCTCTTTGTCATGCTGGCAAACGCCGTTCTGGAGAACATGAAGATGGCAGAAAAGATCAGGGAACTCAAAAAGAAGATCTCTTACGTCTTAAAGGACGGTGAAGATGTACCTTGA
- a CDS encoding IMPACT family protein, with protein MEWKTVVSPHSERINVKRSEFYATVFPVKDEKDFRKKLKEISKRDATHNCWAYRIFSTEGILEHYSDDGEPGGTAGRPILGVLKKHNLMNTAIVVTRYFGGVKLGVRGLIEAYSTAAELAVNGAKLRPLSLMKEFEVEATFSELNGVFRIIETKKLDLVEMNYTETGARFLLRGVEVPEELNPKTVRDVLI; from the coding sequence GTGGAGTGGAAAACGGTTGTGAGTCCACACAGCGAAAGGATCAACGTGAAAAGATCGGAGTTCTACGCAACAGTGTTTCCTGTGAAAGATGAGAAGGATTTCCGCAAAAAACTGAAGGAAATTTCGAAAAGAGATGCCACACACAACTGCTGGGCGTACAGGATTTTTTCAACAGAGGGAATACTCGAGCACTACTCAGACGATGGAGAGCCCGGTGGGACGGCTGGAAGGCCGATCCTTGGTGTTCTGAAAAAGCACAATCTGATGAACACTGCCATCGTGGTCACAAGGTACTTTGGAGGAGTGAAACTGGGTGTCAGAGGGCTCATAGAGGCATATTCAACAGCAGCAGAACTTGCGGTGAATGGGGCAAAATTGCGGCCACTCAGCCTCATGAAAGAGTTTGAGGTTGAAGCCACTTTCTCCGAACTGAACGGTGTATTCAGGATCATCGAGACGAAAAAACTGGATCTTGTGGAGATGAACTACACGGAAACGGGTGCAAGGTTTCTGCTCCGAGGCGTCGAAGTGCCTGAAGAACTGAACCCAAAAACGGTTCGGGATGTGTTAATATAG
- the murB gene encoding UDP-N-acetylmuramate dehydrogenase, with the protein MDKLFSDLYKVGCDVRMFERLSCHTSMKIGGKVRYLVLPNDVVSLEKAVELLGRNIPFQIMGLGTNLLVQDEDLEIAVLKTERLNHVEIKGEKVVVESGTPLKRLCLVLMETELEGLEFAYGIPGSVGGAVYMNAGAYGKEIGEFVEAVEVLREGKRYWLSKSDLFFGYRDSVFRREKMIITRVEMRFRRGKKDLIKRRMDDFLEKRLEKQPIDLPSAGSVFKRPRNDFYVGKAIESLGLKGYTIGGAQISKKHAGFIVNIGNATFRDVIHLIDFVKKKVKERYGVDLETEVEIWWSGKRL; encoded by the coding sequence TTGGACAAATTGTTCTCTGATCTCTACAAAGTAGGGTGCGATGTCAGGATGTTCGAAAGACTATCCTGTCATACCAGTATGAAAATAGGTGGAAAGGTCAGGTATTTAGTTCTTCCAAACGATGTTGTATCCCTGGAAAAAGCGGTTGAACTTTTGGGTAGAAACATTCCGTTTCAGATTATGGGACTTGGAACGAATCTTCTGGTTCAGGATGAAGACCTTGAAATTGCTGTTTTGAAGACGGAACGGCTCAATCATGTGGAGATCAAAGGAGAGAAAGTTGTCGTTGAAAGTGGAACGCCGTTGAAGAGACTCTGTCTGGTACTGATGGAGACAGAACTCGAAGGGCTCGAGTTTGCGTACGGAATTCCCGGAAGTGTTGGTGGAGCCGTGTACATGAATGCAGGGGCGTATGGGAAAGAGATCGGAGAGTTCGTTGAGGCAGTCGAAGTTTTGAGGGAAGGGAAAAGATACTGGCTTTCGAAAAGCGATCTGTTCTTTGGGTACAGAGACAGTGTTTTCAGGAGAGAAAAGATGATCATAACACGCGTTGAAATGCGCTTTAGAAGGGGAAAAAAAGACCTCATAAAAAGGAGAATGGATGACTTTCTGGAGAAACGTCTGGAAAAGCAGCCAATCGATTTGCCGAGTGCTGGCAGTGTCTTCAAACGTCCCAGAAACGATTTTTACGTGGGAAAAGCAATAGAGTCCCTGGGATTGAAAGGGTACACGATCGGAGGAGCACAGATATCGAAGAAACACGCAGGTTTCATTGTGAACATCGGAAACGCAACCTTCAGGGATGTGATCCATCTCATAGATTTTGTGAAGAAAAAGGTGAAGGAAAGATATGGAGTTGATCTGGAAACGGAGGTAGAGATCTGGTGGAGTGGAAAACGGTTGTGA